In Candidatus Eremiobacteraceae bacterium, a single window of DNA contains:
- a CDS encoding ABC transporter permease → MSNWIGFATLVRREFKRTMMTINQVVWPPIITTLLFLFIFGVGLSSSMRQMGGVPYVQFLLPGLVMLNVISSSYDEAASSLFQQRFQLSIQELLIAPLSDLELLLGYLTGSILRGVVIGGLIMLIGLLVVHLEPRNGLALAYFMFFTALLFSSVGMIGALLAKTFDNLAIVTTFFITPLTYVGGVFSSIHVLPPLVQHVSLFNPMLYMVDGLRFGYIGQSDIAPWIDAAVVTTLAVIAFVVAYLMVKKGVNLRV, encoded by the coding sequence ATGAGCAATTGGATCGGCTTCGCGACGCTGGTGCGGCGCGAGTTCAAGCGCACGATGATGACCATCAACCAAGTCGTCTGGCCGCCGATCATCACGACGCTGCTCTTCTTGTTCATCTTCGGCGTGGGCTTAAGTTCGTCGATGCGCCAGATGGGCGGCGTGCCGTACGTCCAGTTCTTGCTGCCCGGCCTGGTCATGCTCAACGTCATCTCGTCGAGCTATGACGAGGCGGCATCCTCGCTGTTCCAACAGCGTTTTCAGCTCTCGATCCAGGAGCTGCTCATCGCGCCGCTGTCGGATCTCGAGCTGCTGCTCGGCTATCTGACCGGCAGCATCTTGCGCGGCGTGGTCATCGGCGGGCTGATCATGCTGATCGGGCTGCTCGTCGTGCACCTCGAGCCGCGCAACGGTCTCGCGCTCGCGTACTTCATGTTCTTCACCGCGCTCCTCTTCTCGTCGGTCGGCATGATCGGCGCGCTGCTGGCCAAGACGTTCGACAATCTGGCCATCGTCACGACCTTCTTCATCACGCCGCTGACGTACGTCGGCGGCGTGTTCTCCAGCATTCACGTCTTGCCGCCCCTCGTGCAGCATGTGTCGTTGTTCAACCCGATGCTCTACATGGTCGACGGCTTGCGCTTCGGCTACATCGGGCAGTCGGATATCGCGCCATGGATCGACGCAGCGGTCGTCACCACGCTTGCGGTGATCGCGTTCGTCGTCGCGTACTTGATGGTCAAGAAGGGCGTCAATCTGCGGGTGTAG